CGAGGACATGATGTCGTATTTCCACGACCTCTCCTCGGTGCCGATCAAGATCTTCGCCAAGATGCTCGATCACGCATCGCGCCACACCGCCGAGGACATGCTCGGCGATATCAAGGTGCCCACGCTCATCATCGGCGGCGAACACGACACGTTCACGCCGGGCTGGCTGTCCGAGAAAATGCACGAGCGCATCGCGGGCTCCGAGCTGTTCATCATCCAGCACGGAACGCACACCGCGCCGATCGAGGCGCCCGAGCTGATCAACCTGCGCCTGGAGAAATGGCTGCGCCGCTACTACGGCCAGTTGCCGCCGGACGAGGCGAACTGAAGCGGGATTCCAGCGGTTTCGCCTTCCTTCGGCGGTTGCGTTCTGCAACCACTTTCGCGGATAATGGTTGCAGACGGAGAAAGCCCATGGCGACCATTCACGCGCGAAATGTTCCGGACCATCTCTATGACTGGCTGAAGAAGTCCGCGAAATCGAATGATCGTTCGATCGCCGCGGAGGTCGTACGAATCGTTCAAGAGGCCCGCGAGCAGTCCGCCGAACGCGAACGAATCCGTAAGGCTCTTGCGAGAATTCGCGCCAACGTCTTGAAAGAGATCCGACCGGTGGGCATGCCGAACGCGGTCGACCTGCTTCGGGAAGACCGCGATCGATGATCGCCCGTTCGTGGGTTCTCGATGCCAGCGTCGCGGTCAAGGCGTTTCTGCCGGATGAAGAACTGGCCGACGAAGCGTCTGAGTTTCTCGACGCGTTCGAAAGCGGTTTGATTAGGACGGTTTTTATTCCAGAACATTTTTTTGCAGAATGCGCCAATGTCTTCTGGAAATCGACCGTCCGTTACCGCCTGTCGCCGGAGCTCGCCATTCAGAAACTGGAAGGGCTGTCTGAGCTGAGTTTT
The Deltaproteobacteria bacterium DNA segment above includes these coding regions:
- a CDS encoding type II toxin-antitoxin system VapC family toxin — translated: MIARSWVLDASVAVKAFLPDEELADEASEFLDAFESGLIRTVFIPEHFFAECANVFWKSTVRYRLSPELAIQKLEGLSELSFSVVTSIDNRIEALRLAIETGISVYDALYVSLARSLRLPLISADAKLIRAVAPRFRDIVWLADWESASH
- a CDS encoding Arc family DNA-binding protein, which translates into the protein MATIHARNVPDHLYDWLKKSAKSNDRSIAAEVVRIVQEAREQSAERERIRKALARIRANVLKEIRPVGMPNAVDLLREDRDR